From Rhodamnia argentea isolate NSW1041297 chromosome 10, ASM2092103v1, whole genome shotgun sequence, a single genomic window includes:
- the LOC115730440 gene encoding transmembrane protein 256 homolog, protein MNALTWHKVAAVSGVAALGLGTYGAHVFRPQNPSYKEVWQTASLYHLVHTAALVTAPFTKHPQLFGGLLTAGIILFSGSCYTAALYEDRKYSMLAPIGGFAFIAAWASLLF, encoded by the exons ATGAACGCTCTCACTTGGCACAAAGTCGCTGCCGTCTCTG GAGTAGCGGCTCTTGGATTGGGGACGTATGGTGCCCATGTCTTCAGACCCCAAAATCCCTCTTACAAGGAG GTATGGCAAACGGCCTCTTTGTACCATCTGGTTCACACAGCTGCACTTGTCACTGCCCCTTTCACCAAACATCCCCAGCTC TTCGGAGGGCTCTTGACTGCTGGAATTATTTTGTTCTCCGGATC GTGCTACACAGCTGCATTGTATGAGGACAGAAAATACTCCATGTTGGCACCCATTGGAGGTTTCGCGTTCATTGCCGCTTGGGCAAGCTTGCTATTTTAA
- the LOC115747656 gene encoding F-box protein SNE gives MVHHHHHYHCKEKRPKFCINDHVDVLAEILKRLDGRSLCLAACVCRLWSALARTDSVWEHLCFRHLSPPPPSSVRPVVSALGGHRRLYMVCIRPVLGRLGPSRSAELPWRVRSREELQLSLSLFCVDYYERLGSGSSGGGRFGDGSATAPSSLMFLCKPVNV, from the coding sequence ATGgtgcaccaccaccaccactaccaCTGCAAAGAGAAGAGACCCAAGTTCTGCATCAACGACCACGTCGACGTCCTCGCCGAGATCCTCAAGCGCCTCGACGGCCGCTCCCTCTGCCTCGCCGCCTGCGTCTGCCGCCTCTGGTCCGCCCTCGCCCGCACCGACTCCGTCTGGGAGCACCTCTGCTTCCGCCAcctctcccctccccctccctcctccgtcCGCCCCGTCGTCTCCGCCCTCGGCGGCCACCGCCGCCTCTACATGGTCTGCATCCGCCCCGTCCTCGGCCGCCTCGGGCCGTCCCGCAGCGCCGAGCTCCCGTGGCGGGTCCGGTCCCGGGAGGAGCTGCAGCTGTCGCTCTCGCTGTTCTGCGTGGATTACTACGAGAGGCTCGGGAGCGGGAGCAGTGGCGGTGGAAGATTTGGCGACGGGTCCGCGACCGCGCCCTCGTCGCTGATGTTCCTCTGCAAGCCCGTGAACGTCTGA